CGGCGTCCTCGCCGCCCCCGCCGTGCTCACCGAGCTCGCCCACAGCGCCTCCAAGAGCCACGGCTACGACTGGTCGGCCGCCTGGGCCTCCCTCTTCGACGGCACCAACGCCGGCCGGCTGGACGGGCTGGAGATCACCCTCGTCCTGGTCGCCGCCGCCCTGGTCGCCCCGCTGACGGTCCGCTCGGTCGCCGCCGGCCGGGCCCGCGGCTGGCTGCTCGGCGCCGGCCTGGCCGCCGCGTCCGCCGCCCTCGGCGCCACCAAGTTCCCCACCAAGGTGCCCGCCGACTGGGGCCGCGGCAGCTTCGACGTTCTGGTCTGGATGCTGCACCTGCTCGGCGGCGGCGTCTGGTTCGGCGGCCTGGCCGGCCTGCTGCTGCTCGCCGTCCCCGGCGCCGTCCCCACCACCGAACGACGCGCCTTCTGGTCGGTGGCCGTCCGGCGCTTCTCCGTCGCCGCCATGGCCTGCGTCGCCGCCATCACCCTGTCCGGCCTGTTCCTGTACTGGGCCCACGTGGACGGCCTCACCCAGCTGGTCACCACCATGTACGGCCGCGTGCTCGGCGTGAAGATCCTCATCTTCGGCGGCCTGCTGCTCCTCGGCACCTTCAACCAGTTCTGGCTGCACCCGCGCCTCGAAGCGCTCCGCGACGAGGGCGACCAGCGCCCGCTGGTCACCGTGCTGCTCCGCAAGTTCCCGCTGGTGGTCGCCGTCGAGGTGGTGCTCGCGCTCGCCCTGCTCCTGGTGGCCCCCTTCCTGCACGGCTCCGCCCGCAACCAGGCCTACCAGGCGCAGGTGTCGGAGCAGTCCGCCACCCCCATCCCCGCCAAGAAGCTCCCCAAGCTCGCGGCGAAGCAGGTCAGCACCTCCACCTGGGTCTGGGGCACGCTCGAAACCGTCGGCGTGATCGCCCTGATGGGCGGCAGCTACCAGCTCTCCGGCCGCCTGGCCCGCCGCCGCTCGGCCGCGACCGCGACCCCGGACGCGGCCGCTCCGGATGCCACCACCCTGGAGAGCGCCACCCCGGAAGCCACGGCCCCGGCGCCGCTTCCGAACTGACCCGGACTTCGCCGGGTGAAGCCCGCCGTCCTTGCCTTCGGGCCTGGGCGGCGGGCTTCACCCGTTCACACGCCGGCGGGCGGGCGAAGGGCCGGGCCCGGCACCCTCCCCGAGCCGGTCCGGCCCCGGCCCCGGCCCCGGCCCCGGCCCCGGCTCCAGCTCCAGCCCCCAGCTCCAGCTCCAGCTCCAGCTCCAGCTCGGCGAACGGCGTCGAGCCCCGACCGAGGTCGTCCCGGCCTCCAGCGGCAGGTCGACCCGACGGGCCTCCCGGTGGCTTCGCCTGCCCGGGAAACGCCCTACGATGCGTATTTCTGAGTAGAGTAGCGTCGTTTCAATCAGGAACAGTCAAACCTGCGCGGTCCGATTGCGCTCTTGGAGGTTGACGCGTGACCAGAAGCGACCAGATCGTCCTGGCCGGTGCCCGACTGGTCCTGCCCGGCGGCGTCGTCGAGGACGGCCGGCTCACCGTCGAGGGGACGACCCTGTCGGCCTTCGGCGGCGACCGGCAGCCGGGCGACCTGGACCTGACGGGCCACACCGTCGTCCCCGGCTTCGTCGACCTGCACGTGCACGGCGGCGGCGGCGGCTCCTACGCCTCCGGCATCGCCGAGGAGGCCCTCACCGCCGCCCGCACCCACCTGACCCACGGCACCACCACCACCGTCGCCAGCACCGTCACCGGCGAGATCGACGAAGTCTGCCGCCAGGCCGCCGTCCTCTCCGAACTCGTCGAGGACGGCATCCTCGCCGGCGTCCACTTCGAGGGCCCCTTCATCTCCCACAACCGGTGCGGCGCCCACCGCCCCGACCTGCTCCGCGACCCCGACCCCGCACTCGTGCGCAAACTGGTCGACGCCGCCCGCGGCCACGCCAAGATGGTCACCCTCGCCCCCGAGCTG
The sequence above is a segment of the Kitasatospora sp. NBC_00240 genome. Coding sequences within it:
- a CDS encoding DUF4149 domain-containing protein, with protein sequence MPSPVIPPALTSLAAAAPSTPLGPFVDSLVSWTTWVTLMGLVGLIALAVLATGPAAARTAPAALPAVTTRIARAAVVAGVLAAPAVLTELAHSASKSHGYDWSAAWASLFDGTNAGRLDGLEITLVLVAAALVAPLTVRSVAAGRARGWLLGAGLAAASAALGATKFPTKVPADWGRGSFDVLVWMLHLLGGGVWFGGLAGLLLLAVPGAVPTTERRAFWSVAVRRFSVAAMACVAAITLSGLFLYWAHVDGLTQLVTTMYGRVLGVKILIFGGLLLLGTFNQFWLHPRLEALRDEGDQRPLVTVLLRKFPLVVAVEVVLALALLLVAPFLHGSARNQAYQAQVSEQSATPIPAKKLPKLAAKQVSTSTWVWGTLETVGVIALMGGSYQLSGRLARRRSAATATPDAAAPDATTLESATPEATAPAPLPN